The Niastella koreensis GR20-10 genome includes a window with the following:
- the murQ gene encoding N-acetylmuramic acid 6-phosphate etherase encodes MPNANKTLNNRNMSAEFTRITEQSSDYRHLEQMSINELLTNMNNEDKKVPVAVEKAIPQIEKLVTAISDKMLAGGRLFYIGAGTSGRLGILDASEIPPTYGLPQGLVIGIIAGGDVAIQRPVEQAEDSWEQGWADLMKHAIDEKDVVIGIAASGTTPYVIGALTEARKKGIITGCITCNAGSPLADAAELPVEVVVGPEFVTGSTRMKSGTAQKLVLNMISTAVMIQIGRVEDNKMVNMQLTNSKLVDRGTIMVMEKTGISSYDKARELLLKYGSVKKAVDSLK; translated from the coding sequence ATGCCCAACGCGAATAAAACATTGAACAACAGAAATATGTCAGCAGAATTTACCAGGATTACAGAGCAGTCGAGCGATTACCGGCATCTGGAACAAATGAGCATTAATGAGTTGCTCACCAACATGAACAATGAGGATAAAAAGGTGCCAGTCGCAGTAGAGAAAGCCATCCCTCAAATAGAGAAACTGGTGACTGCTATTTCGGATAAAATGCTGGCTGGTGGCCGCCTGTTTTATATTGGCGCCGGAACCAGTGGCCGGTTAGGGATCCTCGATGCCAGCGAAATTCCCCCTACTTATGGATTGCCGCAAGGGCTGGTGATCGGCATCATTGCCGGTGGCGACGTAGCAATTCAACGCCCGGTAGAACAGGCTGAAGACAGCTGGGAGCAGGGCTGGGCCGATTTGATGAAACACGCCATCGACGAAAAAGACGTAGTGATAGGTATTGCTGCCAGTGGCACCACGCCCTATGTAATTGGCGCCCTTACCGAAGCCCGAAAAAAAGGCATTATCACCGGTTGTATTACCTGCAATGCTGGTTCGCCCCTGGCCGATGCAGCCGAACTGCCTGTTGAAGTGGTGGTAGGTCCTGAATTTGTTACCGGCAGCACCCGCATGAAAAGCGGTACCGCGCAAAAGCTGGTGTTGAATATGATCTCTACCGCCGTAATGATCCAGATAGGCCGGGTAGAGGACAACAAAATGGTGAACATGCAGTTGACCAACAGCAAGCTGGTTGACCGGGGCACCATAATGGTAATGGAAAAAACGGGCATCAGCAGTTATGATAAAGCCCGGGAATTGTTGTTGAAGTATGGGAGTGTGAAGAAAGCGGTAGACTCACTGAA
- a CDS encoding N-acetylglucosamine kinase, translated as MAILLADSGATKCEWFLAESKESTKTVITQGISPYFFNEEKTVALLQQELLPQLPKTATIEEIHYYGTGMRNPVNVDMIRKSLATVFEKAGTIEVSDDMLAAARALNGRKEGLACNLGTGSFAVYYDGNNITKQAPGIGYILGDEASGAYLGKKVLQYYLYNTFDEELRYRFDAKYNTTPVEILEHVYRKPLANRYMATFCLFLSENRGHYMIENIIEDGLNDFFFTHLCKLTESWKNPIHFVGGVAFAFQDIISELCHSYEFEQGKIMKGAMEGLIQYHLQ; from the coding sequence ATGGCAATACTGCTGGCAGATAGTGGGGCTACCAAATGTGAATGGTTTCTGGCAGAATCGAAAGAAAGCACCAAAACGGTTATTACCCAGGGTATAAGTCCGTACTTTTTTAATGAAGAAAAAACGGTGGCTTTATTGCAGCAGGAATTACTGCCGCAATTGCCAAAAACGGCCACCATCGAGGAAATACATTATTATGGTACGGGCATGCGCAATCCGGTTAACGTAGATATGATCCGGAAATCGCTGGCCACTGTTTTTGAAAAGGCCGGAACTATAGAAGTGAGCGATGATATGCTGGCGGCAGCCAGGGCGCTGAATGGCCGTAAGGAAGGCCTGGCCTGTAACCTGGGCACGGGTTCTTTTGCCGTTTATTACGATGGTAATAACATTACCAAACAGGCGCCGGGCATTGGGTACATTCTGGGTGATGAAGCCAGTGGCGCCTACCTGGGAAAAAAAGTACTTCAGTATTATTTGTACAATACGTTCGACGAAGAGCTGCGATACAGGTTCGACGCAAAATATAATACAACACCCGTTGAAATATTAGAGCATGTATACCGGAAACCGCTGGCAAACAGGTACATGGCTACTTTTTGCCTGTTTTTGTCGGAAAACCGGGGTCATTACATGATCGAAAATATCATTGAAGACGGATTGAATGATTTCTTTTTTACCCATCTGTGCAAGCTCACAGAAAGCTGGAAAAACCCCATCCATTTTGTAGGCGGCGTGGCTTTTGCGTTTCAGGATATCATTAGCGAGCTGTGTCATTCTTACGAATTTGAACAGGGAAAAATCATGAAAGGCGCCATGGAAGGCCTGATCCAATACCATCTGCAATAA